From the Strix uralensis isolate ZFMK-TIS-50842 chromosome 33, bStrUra1, whole genome shotgun sequence genome, one window contains:
- the DIP2B gene encoding disco-interacting protein 2 homolog B isoform X2: MAEPAAAGVSSLPREVREQLAELELELSEGDITQKGYEKKRAKLLAPYVPQTQGVDPALQKESRTQMPAPSATPASASSSSSSSKFHRARSGGARDERYRSDIHTEAVQAALAKHKEQKMALPMPTKRRSTFVQSPADACTPPDTSSASEDEGSLRRQAALSAALHQSLQNAESWINRSIQGSSTSSSASSTLSHGEGKGTSGSLADVFANTRIENFSVPPDVTATTSSSSARPAAIDLPPSGIVKGMHKGSNRSSLMDTADGVPVSSRVSTKIQQLLNTLKRPKRPPLKEFFVDDFEEIVEVPQPDPNQPKPEGRQMTPVKGEPLGVVCNWPPALEAALQRWGTTQAKCPCLTALDVTGKPVYTLTYGKLWSRSLKLAYTLLNKLGTKNEPVLKPGDRVALVYPNNDPVMFMVAFYGCLLAEVIPVPIEDAGGQQIGFLLGSCGIALALTTEVCLKGLPKTQNGEIVQFKGWPRLKWVVTDSKYLSKSPKDWQPNISAAGTEPAYIEYKTSKEGSVMGVTVSRVAMLSHCQALSQACNYSEGETIVNVLDFKKDAGLWHGILTNVMNKLHTISVPYSVMKTCPLSWVQRVHAHKAKVALVKCRDLHWAMMAHRDQRDVSLSSLRMLIVTDGANPWSVSSCDAFLSLFQSHGLKPEAICPCATSPEAMTIAIRRPGVPGAPLPGRAILSMNGLSFGVIRVNTEDKNSALTVQDVGHVMPGGMMCIVKPDGPPQLCKTDEIGEICVSSRAGGMMYYGLAGVTKNTFEVIPVNSAGSPVGDVPFVRSGLLGFVGPGSLVFVVGKMDGLLTVSGRRHNADDIVATGLAVESIKTVYRGRIAVFSVSVFYDERIVVVAEQRPDASEEDSFQWMSRVLQAIDSIHQVGVYCLALVPANTLPKTPLGGIHISQTKQHFLEGSLHPCNILMCPHTCVTNLPKPRQKQPGVGPASVMVGNLVAGKRIAQASGRDLGQIEDNDLVKKHQFLTEVLQWRAQATPDHPLFLLLNAKGTTVCTATCLQLHKKAERIASVLCDKGHLNAGDNVVLLYPPGIELITAFYGCLYAGCIPVTVRPPHAQSLTATLPTVRMIVEVSKAACILTTQTLMRLLKSREAAAAVDVKTWPTIIDTDDLPRKRLSQIYKPPTPEMLAYLDFSVSTTGMLTGVKMSHAAVSGLCRAIKLQCELYSSRQIAICLDPYCGLGFVLWCLCSVYSGHQSILIPPMELESNLFLWLSTVSQYKIRDTFCSYSVMELCTKGLGNQVEMLKARGINLSCVRTCVVVAEERPRVSLTHSFSKLFKDIGLSSRAVSTTFGSRVNVAICLQGTSGPDPTTVYVDLKSLRHDRVRLVERGAPQSLLLSESGKILPGVKVVIVNPETKGPLGDSHLGEIWVNSPHTASGYYTIYDNETLQADHFNTRLSFGDAAQTLWARTGYLGFVRRTELTAASGERHDALYVVGALDETLELRGLRYHPIDIETSVSRTHRSIAECAVFTWTNLLVVVVELCGCEQEALDLVPLVTNVVLEEHYLIVGVVVVVDPGVIPINSRGEKQRMHLRDSFLADQLDPIYVAYNM; encoded by the exons ACACGTCTTCCGCATCCGAGGATGAGGGGTCGCTAAGGCGCCAGGCTGCTCTTTCTGCTGCATTGCATCAGAGCTTACAGAATGCTGAGTCTTGGATCAACCGATCTATTCAGGGGTCATCCACATCTTCATCAGCATCTTCTACACTTTCCCATGGAGAAGGCAAAGGGACCAGTGGGTCACTAGCTGATGTATTTGCCAATACTCGAATAG AAAATTTCTCAGTTCCCCCAGATGTCACAGCAActacctcctcttcctcagcacgCCCAGCAGCGATTGACCTTCCTCCTTCAGGGATTGTGAAAGGCATGCACAAGGGATCTAATCGCTCGAGTCTCATGGATACTGCTGATG GTGTTCCTGTGAGTAGTAGAGTCTCCACGAAAATTCAGCAGTTGCTTAACACCTTGAAAAGACCTAAAAGGCCACCCTTGAAAGAATTTTTTGTGGATGATTTTGAAGAAATTGTGGAAG TTCCACAGCCTGACCCAAATCAGCCCAAGCCAGAGGGCCGCCAGATGACACCGGTGAAGGGAGAACCCCTGGGAGTTGTTTGTAACTGGCCTCCTGCCTTAGAAGCAGCACTGCAGCGCTGGGGAACCACACAAGCGAAATGCCCCTGTCTGACAGCACTGGATGTTACAGGAAAACCAGTTTATACCCTCACGTATG GCAAATTGTGGAGCAGAAGTCTCAAGCTGGCCTACACACTGCTTAATAAACTGGGGACCAAAAACGAACCCGTGTTAAAACCTGGAGATAGG GTAGCCCTCGTTTATCCCAACAATGACCCAGTCATGTTCATGGTGGCATTTTACGGCTGTCTCCTAGCAGAAGTCATACCAGTGCCTATAGAG gATGCTGGTGGTCAGCAGATTGGTTTTCTGctgggaagctgtggcattgcttTGGCCCTCACCACTGAAGTTTGTCTGAAAGGGCTTCCAAAAACCCAGAATGGAGAAATTGTGCAGTTTAAAG GTTGGCCCAGACTCAAATGGGTTGTGACAGATTCAAAATATCTCTCCAAATCTCCTAAGGACTGGCAGCCCAACATCTCAGCTGCAGGAACTGAGCCAGCATATATTGAG taCAAGACGAGCAAAGAGGGAAGTGTTATGGGTGTTACAGTGTCTCGGGTCGCCATGCTGTCTCACTGTCAAGCCTTGTCTCAGGCCTGCAACTATTCTGAAG GTGAAACGATAGTGAATGTTTTGGATTTTAAGAAGGATGCAGGCTTGTGGCATGGCATTCTAACG aatgtAATGAACAAACTGCACACTATCAGCGTGCCCTATTCTGTGATGAAAACCTGCCCGCTCTCATGGGTGCAGAGGGTTCACGCCCACAAAG CAAAAGTTGCTTTAGTCAAGTGTCGAGACTTGCACTGGGCCATGATGGCCCATCGAGACCAAAGAGACGTCAGTTTGAGTTCTCTGCGCATGCTGATTGTAACTGATGGTGCAAATCCTT ggTCTGTGTCCTCGTGTGATGCCTTCCTGAGCTTGTTTCAGAGCCATGGGCTTAAACCAGAGGCAATTTGTCCATGTGCCACATCTCCAGAAGCGATGACTATCGCCATACGGAG GCCTGGGGTCCCCGGGGCACCTTTGCCTGGAAGAGCCATCCTGTCCATGAACGGGCTGAGTTTTGGTGTGATTCGTGTCAACACTGAAGATAAAAACTCTGCTCTCACTGTCCAGGATGTTGGCCATGTGATGCCAGGAG GAATGATGTGTATAGTGAAACCTGATGGACCGCCTCAGCTCTGTAAAACAGATGAGATTGGGGAAATCTGTGTTAGCTCCAGAGCAGGAGGAATGATGTATTATGGGCTGGCAGGGGTGACAAAGAATACCTTTGAG GTTATCCCTGTGAACTCGGCTGGCTCTCCAGTGGGGGATGTGCCATTTGTCCGTTCCGGCTTGCTGGGATTTGTCGGACCT GGCAGTTTGGTGTTTGTGGTTGGAAAAATGGATGGATTGCTGACAGTTAGCGGACGCAGACATAACGCTGATGACATTGTAGCAACTGGATTGGCAGTAGAGTCCATAAAAACAGTTTACAGAGGAAG GATCGCTGTGTTCTCAGTATCTGTCTTCTATGATGAGAGGATTGTGGTGGTTGCAGAGCAGAGGCCAGATGCATCTGAAGAGGACAGTTTTCAGTGGATGAGCCGAGTGCTGCAG GCAATCGACAGCATTCACCAAGTGGGTGTATATTGCCTTGCTCTCGTGCCAGCCAATACACTGCCAAAAACTCCACTGGGAGGGATCCATATCTCTCAAACCAAACAGCACTTTCTGGAGGGCTCTCTGCATCCGTGCAACATCCTCATGTGCCCGCACACGTGTGTGACGAACTTGCCAAAACCCAGGCAGAAACAACCAG GCGTTGGCCCTGCCTCTGTGATGGTGGGGAACCTGGTTGCTGGGAAGCGTATTGCGCAAGCCTCTGGAAGAGATCTCGGTCAAATAGAAGACAATGATTTAGTTAAAAAG CACCAGTTCCTGACAGAGGTACTACAGTGGAGAGCTCAAGCAACTCCTGACCACCCACTCTTCCTTTTGTTAAACGCCAAG GGAACTACTGTGTGCACAGCCACCTGCCTTCAGTTGCACAAAAAAGCTGAGAGAATTGCATCAGTTCTGTGTGACAAAGGACATCTCAATGCAGGAGACAATGTGGTGCTTCTTTATCCTCCTG GCATTGAGCTAATCACCGCGTTCTATGGCTGTTTGTACGCTGGCTGCATCCCCGTGACCGTGAGACCGCCTCatgctcagagcctcactgctaCGCTGCCCACTGTGCGAATGATCGTGGAA GTCAGCAAAGCTGCCTGTATTCTCACAACCCAGACCTTAATGAGACTACTGAAATCCagagaggcagctgctgctgtagaTGTGAAAACCTGGCCAACCATCATTGACACAG ATGACTTGCCCAGGAAGCGGCTGTCTCAGATCTATAAGCCACCTACACCTGAAATGTTAGCATATCTAGATTTCAGTGTTTCCACAACAGGCATGCTTACAGGAGTAAAG ATGTCCCACGCAGCAGTGAGTGGCCTTTGCAGGGCAATCAAGCTTCAGTGTGAGCTCTACTCCTCTCGGCAGATCGCAATTTGTCTTGACCCCTATTGTGGACTAGGGTTTGTGCTCTGGTGCCTTTGCAG TGTGTATTCTGGACACCAGTCAATTTTAATTCCTCCTATGGAGCTGGAATCCAACCTTTTTCTCTGGTTATCTACTGTCAGCCAGTATAAAATAAGGGACACTTTCTGTTCCTATTCAGTCATGGAACTGTGCACAAAGGGACTTGGAAACCAAGTTGAAATGTTAAAG GCACGAGGAATTAATCTGTCCTGTGTCCGGACTTGTGTGGTAGTTGCAGAGGAACGGCCGCGAGTTTCTCTCACTCATTCCTTCTCCAAACTCTTCAAAGACATTGGCCTGTCCTCTCGGGCTGTCAGCACCACCTTCGGCTCCAGAGTCAACGTTGCCATCTGCCTGCAG GGAACATCTGGGCCTGATCCCACCACGGTGTATGTAGATCTGAAATCCTTGAGACATGACAG AGTACGACTGGTGGAAAGGGGAGCTCCACAAAGCCTGCTGCTTTCCGAATCGGGGAAG ATTTTACCCGGAGTCAAAGTAGTCATTGTTAATCCTGAGACAAAGGGGCCTCTTGGAGATTCTCATCTTGGGGAG ATTTGGGTTAATAGTCCACACACGGCCAGTGGCTACTACACGATCTACGACAACGAAACCCTTCAAGCTGATCATTTCAACACTCGTCTGAGCTTCGGTGACGCTGCTCAGACGCTCTGGGCTCGGACTGGCTACCTCGGGTTCGTTCGCCGGACAGAGCTGACAGCTGCCAGCGGAG AGCGCCACGACGCGCTGTATGTTGTTGGAGCACTGGATGAAACTTTGGAACTGAGGGGACTGCGTTACCATCCAATTGATATTGAGACCTCTGTATCTCGAACGCACAGAAGCATTGCTGAATG TGCTGTATTCACGTGGACCAACTTGCTGGTGGTGGTTGTGGAGCTGTGTGGCTGTGAACAGGAAGCCCTGGATTTAGTTCCTCTCGTTACAAATGTGGTCCTGGAAGAACATTATCTAATCGtgggagtggtggtggtggtggatcCTGGCGTTATCCCTATCAATTCCAGAGGAGAGAAACAACGAATGCATCTCCGCGACAGTTTTCTAGCTGACCAGTTAGACCCCATCTACGTAGCCTATAACATGTAA
- the DIP2B gene encoding disco-interacting protein 2 homolog B isoform X1 — MAEPAAAGVSSLPREVREQLAELELELSEGDITQKGYEKKRAKLLAPYVPQTQGVDPALQKESRTQMPAPSATPASASSSSSSSKFHRARSGGARDERYRSDIHTEAVQAALAKHKEQKMALPMPTKRRSTFVQSPADACTPPDTSSASEDEGSLRRQAALSAALHQSLQNAESWINRSIQGSSTSSSASSTLSHGEGKGTSGSLADVFANTRIENFSVPPDVTATTSSSSARPAAIDLPPSGIVKGMHKGSNRSSLMDTADGVPVSSRVSTKIQQLLNTLKRPKRPPLKEFFVDDFEEIVEVPQPDPNQPKPEGRQMTPVKGEPLGVVCNWPPALEAALQRWGTTQAKCPCLTALDVTGKPVYTLTYGKLWSRSLKLAYTLLNKLGTKNEPVLKPGDRVALVYPNNDPVMFMVAFYGCLLAEVIPVPIEVPLTRKDAGGQQIGFLLGSCGIALALTTEVCLKGLPKTQNGEIVQFKGWPRLKWVVTDSKYLSKSPKDWQPNISAAGTEPAYIEYKTSKEGSVMGVTVSRVAMLSHCQALSQACNYSEGETIVNVLDFKKDAGLWHGILTNVMNKLHTISVPYSVMKTCPLSWVQRVHAHKAKVALVKCRDLHWAMMAHRDQRDVSLSSLRMLIVTDGANPWSVSSCDAFLSLFQSHGLKPEAICPCATSPEAMTIAIRRPGVPGAPLPGRAILSMNGLSFGVIRVNTEDKNSALTVQDVGHVMPGGMMCIVKPDGPPQLCKTDEIGEICVSSRAGGMMYYGLAGVTKNTFEVIPVNSAGSPVGDVPFVRSGLLGFVGPGSLVFVVGKMDGLLTVSGRRHNADDIVATGLAVESIKTVYRGRIAVFSVSVFYDERIVVVAEQRPDASEEDSFQWMSRVLQAIDSIHQVGVYCLALVPANTLPKTPLGGIHISQTKQHFLEGSLHPCNILMCPHTCVTNLPKPRQKQPGVGPASVMVGNLVAGKRIAQASGRDLGQIEDNDLVKKHQFLTEVLQWRAQATPDHPLFLLLNAKGTTVCTATCLQLHKKAERIASVLCDKGHLNAGDNVVLLYPPGIELITAFYGCLYAGCIPVTVRPPHAQSLTATLPTVRMIVEVSKAACILTTQTLMRLLKSREAAAAVDVKTWPTIIDTDDLPRKRLSQIYKPPTPEMLAYLDFSVSTTGMLTGVKMSHAAVSGLCRAIKLQCELYSSRQIAICLDPYCGLGFVLWCLCSVYSGHQSILIPPMELESNLFLWLSTVSQYKIRDTFCSYSVMELCTKGLGNQVEMLKARGINLSCVRTCVVVAEERPRVSLTHSFSKLFKDIGLSSRAVSTTFGSRVNVAICLQGTSGPDPTTVYVDLKSLRHDRVRLVERGAPQSLLLSESGKILPGVKVVIVNPETKGPLGDSHLGEIWVNSPHTASGYYTIYDNETLQADHFNTRLSFGDAAQTLWARTGYLGFVRRTELTAASGERHDALYVVGALDETLELRGLRYHPIDIETSVSRTHRSIAECAVFTWTNLLVVVVELCGCEQEALDLVPLVTNVVLEEHYLIVGVVVVVDPGVIPINSRGEKQRMHLRDSFLADQLDPIYVAYNM; from the exons ACACGTCTTCCGCATCCGAGGATGAGGGGTCGCTAAGGCGCCAGGCTGCTCTTTCTGCTGCATTGCATCAGAGCTTACAGAATGCTGAGTCTTGGATCAACCGATCTATTCAGGGGTCATCCACATCTTCATCAGCATCTTCTACACTTTCCCATGGAGAAGGCAAAGGGACCAGTGGGTCACTAGCTGATGTATTTGCCAATACTCGAATAG AAAATTTCTCAGTTCCCCCAGATGTCACAGCAActacctcctcttcctcagcacgCCCAGCAGCGATTGACCTTCCTCCTTCAGGGATTGTGAAAGGCATGCACAAGGGATCTAATCGCTCGAGTCTCATGGATACTGCTGATG GTGTTCCTGTGAGTAGTAGAGTCTCCACGAAAATTCAGCAGTTGCTTAACACCTTGAAAAGACCTAAAAGGCCACCCTTGAAAGAATTTTTTGTGGATGATTTTGAAGAAATTGTGGAAG TTCCACAGCCTGACCCAAATCAGCCCAAGCCAGAGGGCCGCCAGATGACACCGGTGAAGGGAGAACCCCTGGGAGTTGTTTGTAACTGGCCTCCTGCCTTAGAAGCAGCACTGCAGCGCTGGGGAACCACACAAGCGAAATGCCCCTGTCTGACAGCACTGGATGTTACAGGAAAACCAGTTTATACCCTCACGTATG GCAAATTGTGGAGCAGAAGTCTCAAGCTGGCCTACACACTGCTTAATAAACTGGGGACCAAAAACGAACCCGTGTTAAAACCTGGAGATAGG GTAGCCCTCGTTTATCCCAACAATGACCCAGTCATGTTCATGGTGGCATTTTACGGCTGTCTCCTAGCAGAAGTCATACCAGTGCCTATAGAGGTACCTCTTACCAGAAAG gATGCTGGTGGTCAGCAGATTGGTTTTCTGctgggaagctgtggcattgcttTGGCCCTCACCACTGAAGTTTGTCTGAAAGGGCTTCCAAAAACCCAGAATGGAGAAATTGTGCAGTTTAAAG GTTGGCCCAGACTCAAATGGGTTGTGACAGATTCAAAATATCTCTCCAAATCTCCTAAGGACTGGCAGCCCAACATCTCAGCTGCAGGAACTGAGCCAGCATATATTGAG taCAAGACGAGCAAAGAGGGAAGTGTTATGGGTGTTACAGTGTCTCGGGTCGCCATGCTGTCTCACTGTCAAGCCTTGTCTCAGGCCTGCAACTATTCTGAAG GTGAAACGATAGTGAATGTTTTGGATTTTAAGAAGGATGCAGGCTTGTGGCATGGCATTCTAACG aatgtAATGAACAAACTGCACACTATCAGCGTGCCCTATTCTGTGATGAAAACCTGCCCGCTCTCATGGGTGCAGAGGGTTCACGCCCACAAAG CAAAAGTTGCTTTAGTCAAGTGTCGAGACTTGCACTGGGCCATGATGGCCCATCGAGACCAAAGAGACGTCAGTTTGAGTTCTCTGCGCATGCTGATTGTAACTGATGGTGCAAATCCTT ggTCTGTGTCCTCGTGTGATGCCTTCCTGAGCTTGTTTCAGAGCCATGGGCTTAAACCAGAGGCAATTTGTCCATGTGCCACATCTCCAGAAGCGATGACTATCGCCATACGGAG GCCTGGGGTCCCCGGGGCACCTTTGCCTGGAAGAGCCATCCTGTCCATGAACGGGCTGAGTTTTGGTGTGATTCGTGTCAACACTGAAGATAAAAACTCTGCTCTCACTGTCCAGGATGTTGGCCATGTGATGCCAGGAG GAATGATGTGTATAGTGAAACCTGATGGACCGCCTCAGCTCTGTAAAACAGATGAGATTGGGGAAATCTGTGTTAGCTCCAGAGCAGGAGGAATGATGTATTATGGGCTGGCAGGGGTGACAAAGAATACCTTTGAG GTTATCCCTGTGAACTCGGCTGGCTCTCCAGTGGGGGATGTGCCATTTGTCCGTTCCGGCTTGCTGGGATTTGTCGGACCT GGCAGTTTGGTGTTTGTGGTTGGAAAAATGGATGGATTGCTGACAGTTAGCGGACGCAGACATAACGCTGATGACATTGTAGCAACTGGATTGGCAGTAGAGTCCATAAAAACAGTTTACAGAGGAAG GATCGCTGTGTTCTCAGTATCTGTCTTCTATGATGAGAGGATTGTGGTGGTTGCAGAGCAGAGGCCAGATGCATCTGAAGAGGACAGTTTTCAGTGGATGAGCCGAGTGCTGCAG GCAATCGACAGCATTCACCAAGTGGGTGTATATTGCCTTGCTCTCGTGCCAGCCAATACACTGCCAAAAACTCCACTGGGAGGGATCCATATCTCTCAAACCAAACAGCACTTTCTGGAGGGCTCTCTGCATCCGTGCAACATCCTCATGTGCCCGCACACGTGTGTGACGAACTTGCCAAAACCCAGGCAGAAACAACCAG GCGTTGGCCCTGCCTCTGTGATGGTGGGGAACCTGGTTGCTGGGAAGCGTATTGCGCAAGCCTCTGGAAGAGATCTCGGTCAAATAGAAGACAATGATTTAGTTAAAAAG CACCAGTTCCTGACAGAGGTACTACAGTGGAGAGCTCAAGCAACTCCTGACCACCCACTCTTCCTTTTGTTAAACGCCAAG GGAACTACTGTGTGCACAGCCACCTGCCTTCAGTTGCACAAAAAAGCTGAGAGAATTGCATCAGTTCTGTGTGACAAAGGACATCTCAATGCAGGAGACAATGTGGTGCTTCTTTATCCTCCTG GCATTGAGCTAATCACCGCGTTCTATGGCTGTTTGTACGCTGGCTGCATCCCCGTGACCGTGAGACCGCCTCatgctcagagcctcactgctaCGCTGCCCACTGTGCGAATGATCGTGGAA GTCAGCAAAGCTGCCTGTATTCTCACAACCCAGACCTTAATGAGACTACTGAAATCCagagaggcagctgctgctgtagaTGTGAAAACCTGGCCAACCATCATTGACACAG ATGACTTGCCCAGGAAGCGGCTGTCTCAGATCTATAAGCCACCTACACCTGAAATGTTAGCATATCTAGATTTCAGTGTTTCCACAACAGGCATGCTTACAGGAGTAAAG ATGTCCCACGCAGCAGTGAGTGGCCTTTGCAGGGCAATCAAGCTTCAGTGTGAGCTCTACTCCTCTCGGCAGATCGCAATTTGTCTTGACCCCTATTGTGGACTAGGGTTTGTGCTCTGGTGCCTTTGCAG TGTGTATTCTGGACACCAGTCAATTTTAATTCCTCCTATGGAGCTGGAATCCAACCTTTTTCTCTGGTTATCTACTGTCAGCCAGTATAAAATAAGGGACACTTTCTGTTCCTATTCAGTCATGGAACTGTGCACAAAGGGACTTGGAAACCAAGTTGAAATGTTAAAG GCACGAGGAATTAATCTGTCCTGTGTCCGGACTTGTGTGGTAGTTGCAGAGGAACGGCCGCGAGTTTCTCTCACTCATTCCTTCTCCAAACTCTTCAAAGACATTGGCCTGTCCTCTCGGGCTGTCAGCACCACCTTCGGCTCCAGAGTCAACGTTGCCATCTGCCTGCAG GGAACATCTGGGCCTGATCCCACCACGGTGTATGTAGATCTGAAATCCTTGAGACATGACAG AGTACGACTGGTGGAAAGGGGAGCTCCACAAAGCCTGCTGCTTTCCGAATCGGGGAAG ATTTTACCCGGAGTCAAAGTAGTCATTGTTAATCCTGAGACAAAGGGGCCTCTTGGAGATTCTCATCTTGGGGAG ATTTGGGTTAATAGTCCACACACGGCCAGTGGCTACTACACGATCTACGACAACGAAACCCTTCAAGCTGATCATTTCAACACTCGTCTGAGCTTCGGTGACGCTGCTCAGACGCTCTGGGCTCGGACTGGCTACCTCGGGTTCGTTCGCCGGACAGAGCTGACAGCTGCCAGCGGAG AGCGCCACGACGCGCTGTATGTTGTTGGAGCACTGGATGAAACTTTGGAACTGAGGGGACTGCGTTACCATCCAATTGATATTGAGACCTCTGTATCTCGAACGCACAGAAGCATTGCTGAATG TGCTGTATTCACGTGGACCAACTTGCTGGTGGTGGTTGTGGAGCTGTGTGGCTGTGAACAGGAAGCCCTGGATTTAGTTCCTCTCGTTACAAATGTGGTCCTGGAAGAACATTATCTAATCGtgggagtggtggtggtggtggatcCTGGCGTTATCCCTATCAATTCCAGAGGAGAGAAACAACGAATGCATCTCCGCGACAGTTTTCTAGCTGACCAGTTAGACCCCATCTACGTAGCCTATAACATGTAA